The following coding sequences are from one Pusillimonas sp. DMV24BSW_D window:
- a CDS encoding shikimate kinase produces MNDTSRSGNTSIANPSLPYDTPIFLVGMMGAGKTTIGRALARALGREFIDLDLVIEARCGVPISHIFEVEGEEGFRKRETAMLNEYATQNNLVLATGGGAVLAPENRHILKTHGIVIYLRAREDELYRRIAKDRNRPLIQTQNPRARLNELLTLRTPLYNEVAHLTFDTGSMPIAQAVQSLVHLLQTYSHDHCSS; encoded by the coding sequence ATGAATGACACTTCACGTTCTGGCAATACAAGTATTGCCAACCCGTCGCTACCATACGACACCCCCATTTTCCTGGTGGGCATGATGGGCGCGGGCAAAACCACAATCGGCAGGGCTTTGGCCCGTGCCCTTGGGCGCGAGTTTATCGACCTTGACCTCGTCATTGAAGCACGCTGCGGCGTGCCCATTTCCCATATCTTCGAGGTTGAAGGTGAGGAAGGGTTCCGCAAACGCGAAACAGCCATGCTGAACGAATACGCCACGCAAAACAACCTGGTACTGGCAACCGGAGGCGGCGCGGTGCTGGCACCTGAAAATCGTCATATTCTGAAAACGCACGGCATTGTCATTTATTTGCGCGCCCGTGAAGATGAATTGTACCGCCGTATTGCCAAAGACAGGAATCGCCCCCTCATTCAAACGCAGAACCCTCGCGCGCGCCTGAACGAACTGCTCACGCTTCGCACCCCCCTTTACAATGAGGTTGCACACTTAACCTTCGACACAGGCAGCATGCCAATTGCCCAAGCGGTGCAATCTTTGGTTCACCTTTTGCAAACCTATTCTCATGACCACTGTTCAAGTTAA
- the aroB gene encoding 3-dehydroquinate synthase — translation MTTVQVNTPGGRYPIHIGAGRLRKLHESVPDNVTAIAIVTNPTVGSLYLKAARESLAHTDKHIIEITLPDGEAHKNWETLQTIFDALLENRFDRKCLLVALGGGVIGDMVGFAAACYMRGVRFLQVPTTLLAQVDSSVGGKTGINHPLGKNMIGAFYQPIAVEIDTNVLHTLPEREVAAGLAEVIKYGLIIDDEFFNWCEARVSALKALDEETISYAIQRSCECKAYVVGEDERESGLRAILNFGHTFGHAIEAGLGYGDWLHGEAVGCGMIQAATLSAHTVGLDSATVERIRNLVHAIGCPVKPPNLGTERWIELMQVDKKAEGGQIRFVLLPEIGKAVVQTAPLNVVRDVLHKTAVPAL, via the coding sequence ATGACCACTGTTCAAGTTAATACACCCGGCGGACGCTACCCGATTCATATTGGCGCGGGCCGGTTGCGCAAACTGCACGAAAGCGTACCCGATAACGTAACGGCCATTGCCATCGTCACCAACCCAACGGTGGGCTCACTGTATTTGAAAGCGGCACGCGAATCCCTGGCACATACCGACAAGCACATTATTGAAATTACCTTACCCGATGGCGAGGCCCATAAAAACTGGGAAACGCTGCAGACAATCTTCGACGCTCTGCTGGAAAACCGCTTCGACCGCAAATGTTTGCTGGTGGCACTGGGCGGCGGCGTCATCGGCGATATGGTGGGGTTTGCCGCTGCCTGCTATATGCGCGGCGTCCGGTTTCTGCAAGTACCCACCACGTTGCTGGCCCAGGTCGATTCATCGGTTGGCGGCAAAACCGGCATTAACCATCCGCTGGGCAAGAACATGATTGGCGCGTTTTACCAACCCATCGCAGTTGAGATCGACACCAACGTGCTTCACACATTGCCCGAACGGGAAGTGGCGGCGGGTTTAGCCGAAGTCATCAAGTACGGGCTCATTATCGATGACGAATTCTTTAACTGGTGCGAAGCACGGGTAAGCGCCCTGAAGGCACTCGATGAAGAAACGATTTCCTATGCCATCCAGCGTTCGTGCGAATGCAAAGCCTACGTGGTCGGCGAAGACGAACGCGAATCGGGCTTGCGCGCCATTCTGAATTTTGGCCACACCTTCGGCCATGCCATTGAAGCCGGATTAGGCTATGGCGACTGGCTGCACGGCGAAGCAGTGGGTTGCGGTATGATCCAGGCGGCAACGCTGTCGGCCCACACCGTTGGGCTTGACTCGGCTACCGTAGAACGCATTCGCAATCTTGTTCATGCCATCGGCTGCCCGGTTAAACCGCCCAATTTGGGTACAGAACGATGGATTGAACTGATGCAGGTCGACAAAAAAGCGGAAGGAGGCCAGATTCGCTTTGTCTTGTTACCCGAAATCGGTAAAGCGGTTGTGCAGACCGCACCCCTGAACGTTGTGCGCGACGTTCTGCATAAAACCGCCGTACCGGCTCTTTAG
- a CDS encoding deoxyguanosinetriphosphate triphosphohydrolase yields the protein MSGLAPYSATPEQSRGRRHLEASPTGRSEFQRDRDRIIHCNAFRLLEYKTQVFINHEGDLFRTRLTHSIEVAQIARSLARNLGLHEDLIEAISLAHDLGHTPFGHAGQDELNACMREFAPDAGGFEHNLQSLRVVDELEERYAAFNGLNLCFETREGILKHCSPRAARELGEMGERFLLKRQPTLEAQIANLADEIAYNNHDVDDGLRSGLISIEQLQMLEIFATHYAQVMARHRNLERRRAIAETIRAMINTLIIDLTDTTRQNIQQHQPQSPNDVRQCPPLAAFSAPMRAQADALKRFLLENLYRHHRVIRMTTKARRIVRELFIAYQNEPRLLSLEYRRANPLAQARAIADYIAGMTDRFAIKEHRELFQMGSNL from the coding sequence ATGTCGGGCTTGGCTCCCTACTCCGCCACACCGGAACAGTCGCGCGGCCGCCGGCACCTGGAAGCGTCGCCCACCGGGCGCAGCGAGTTTCAACGCGATCGCGACCGCATTATTCATTGCAACGCCTTCCGGTTACTGGAATACAAAACCCAGGTTTTCATCAACCATGAAGGCGATTTGTTCCGGACACGGCTCACACACAGTATCGAGGTGGCGCAAATTGCGCGCAGTCTGGCACGCAATTTGGGTTTACATGAAGATTTAATCGAGGCCATTTCGTTGGCCCACGACCTGGGCCACACCCCATTCGGGCATGCTGGGCAAGACGAACTTAACGCCTGCATGCGTGAGTTTGCGCCGGACGCCGGCGGCTTCGAACACAACTTACAAAGTCTGCGCGTAGTGGATGAACTGGAAGAACGCTACGCTGCGTTCAACGGGTTGAATCTTTGCTTTGAAACACGCGAAGGTATTCTGAAACATTGCTCGCCGCGCGCCGCGCGGGAGCTGGGCGAAATGGGTGAGCGATTCCTGCTTAAACGCCAACCCACACTGGAAGCACAAATAGCCAATCTGGCCGACGAAATTGCATACAACAACCATGATGTCGACGACGGCCTGCGCTCCGGACTCATTTCCATTGAGCAATTGCAAATGCTGGAGATTTTTGCCACTCATTACGCGCAGGTCATGGCCAGGCATCGCAATCTTGAACGACGGCGCGCCATTGCGGAAACCATTCGCGCCATGATCAATACGCTCATCATCGACTTAACGGATACCACACGACAGAACATTCAACAGCATCAGCCCCAAAGTCCGAACGATGTCCGCCAATGCCCGCCGTTGGCCGCCTTTTCCGCCCCCATGCGGGCGCAGGCTGATGCCCTGAAACGCTTTTTACTCGAGAATCTATATCGGCATCATCGCGTAATTCGCATGACCACCAAAGCACGTCGCATTGTGCGCGAGCTCTTCATTGCCTACCAAAACGAACCCCGTTTGCTGTCGCTGGAGTACCGCCGCGCTAACCCCCTTGCGCAGGCCCGCGCCATTGCCGACTACATTGCCGGCATGACAGACCGCTTCGCCATTAAAGAGCACCGCGAGTTATTTCAAATGGGAAGCAACCTGTAA
- the dsbD gene encoding protein-disulfide reductase DsbD, whose amino-acid sequence MQQISTRFMVALLAAFFVWLGVLGSSLAQSPEDFLPPDEAFSLSVAQQNGQVQVHYRIAPEYYMYRDRFQFAVGEQTLEPQVQTFPPGLVKYDPTFDQNMEVYYEQVTVLLDLPQGLPTPAKLTITSQGCADAGLCYPPQTEQLSLRAQGGVYQISGDAVVDQVPPPLQTVVDPGKSASSAGAVGGSQAGSASKAGSIGQLSDVGLAEYLASANIWTLVLACFLLGILLTFTPCVLPMVPILMAVIAGTHKGDQKPARWRGLSLAATYVLGVSLLYTAMGVAAGLAGAGLAAWLQNPWVLSVFAALLALLALAMFNAYNVQTPLAMQNALGAYLQRIPGGHYSGAFLMGLVSALIVGPCVAAPLAGVLLFISQTGDAAVGAAALFALAWGQGVLLLALGAGSGALLPKAGPWMEGVKILFGVLLLATAWWMLNSVLPDGLMVLGWVVLTLWSAVLLGAFRQVASGLFAYLGKALGLLLAGWALLMMVGMAMGTYSVLQPLGGFGAAGMAANGGTAGTGAAPSVKSQFVKVRSVQELDAILAGTNRPVLLDFYADWCVSCIEMERFTFTDPAVAQSMSQFVLVQADVTKNTDEDRALLERFRLFGPPGIIFFDAAGRTLDSPRVIGFMRAEPFNDALQQVLRQHGAPPTPAADVLSSARPEEASWLMQQGVK is encoded by the coding sequence ATGCAGCAAATCAGTACGAGGTTTATGGTGGCTTTGCTGGCCGCCTTTTTTGTGTGGCTGGGGGTGTTGGGTTCCAGCCTGGCGCAATCGCCCGAAGATTTTCTCCCGCCCGACGAAGCTTTTTCGTTGTCGGTTGCGCAACAAAACGGGCAAGTGCAGGTGCACTATCGTATTGCGCCCGAATACTATATGTATCGCGACCGCTTTCAGTTCGCAGTGGGTGAGCAAACGCTTGAGCCTCAGGTACAAACCTTCCCGCCGGGCCTGGTGAAATATGACCCTACATTCGATCAGAATATGGAGGTGTATTACGAGCAGGTCACCGTTCTGCTCGATCTGCCGCAAGGCTTGCCTACTCCCGCCAAGTTAACTATTACAAGCCAGGGCTGCGCCGATGCCGGCCTGTGCTATCCACCCCAAACCGAGCAATTGTCCTTACGTGCACAGGGCGGTGTGTATCAGATTAGCGGTGACGCGGTCGTCGATCAGGTGCCGCCGCCGCTGCAAACAGTTGTCGATCCCGGGAAGTCGGCTTCGTCTGCAGGCGCCGTCGGCGGGTCACAAGCTGGTAGCGCGTCGAAGGCCGGTTCCATCGGCCAGTTAAGTGATGTCGGACTGGCTGAGTATCTGGCTTCGGCCAATATCTGGACCCTTGTCCTTGCCTGTTTTCTTCTGGGTATTTTGCTGACCTTTACCCCGTGTGTGTTGCCGATGGTGCCGATTCTGATGGCGGTGATCGCCGGTACGCACAAGGGTGATCAGAAACCTGCGCGATGGCGCGGCTTGTCGTTGGCGGCAACTTATGTCCTGGGCGTTTCTTTGCTCTATACCGCGATGGGTGTGGCAGCCGGGTTGGCCGGCGCCGGGTTGGCGGCCTGGTTGCAGAACCCGTGGGTCTTGTCGGTATTTGCCGCTTTGCTGGCCTTGCTTGCGTTGGCGATGTTCAACGCTTACAACGTTCAAACACCCTTGGCAATGCAAAATGCGCTGGGTGCTTATTTGCAGCGTATTCCGGGCGGGCACTATAGTGGCGCGTTTCTAATGGGTCTGGTGTCAGCCCTTATTGTTGGGCCGTGTGTGGCCGCGCCTTTGGCCGGCGTATTGCTGTTTATTTCGCAAACCGGTGATGCCGCCGTGGGAGCGGCCGCGTTGTTTGCGTTGGCGTGGGGCCAGGGCGTTTTGTTGCTGGCCCTGGGGGCGGGTTCGGGTGCCTTGCTGCCCAAAGCCGGCCCCTGGATGGAAGGGGTCAAAATCTTGTTTGGGGTTCTGCTTCTGGCCACAGCGTGGTGGATGCTCAACTCCGTGCTGCCCGATGGGCTGATGGTTTTGGGCTGGGTCGTGTTGACGCTTTGGTCGGCAGTCTTGCTGGGTGCATTTCGTCAAGTTGCTTCAGGTTTGTTTGCGTATCTTGGCAAGGCGCTGGGGCTTTTACTGGCAGGCTGGGCATTGTTGATGATGGTGGGGATGGCCATGGGCACATACAGTGTGCTTCAGCCATTAGGCGGCTTTGGCGCAGCAGGTATGGCTGCTAACGGCGGCACGGCGGGTACCGGCGCGGCTCCCAGCGTGAAGTCACAGTTTGTGAAAGTGCGCTCTGTACAAGAGCTGGATGCCATTCTGGCCGGTACAAATCGTCCTGTGTTGCTGGATTTCTATGCCGATTGGTGTGTGTCTTGCATTGAAATGGAACGCTTTACGTTCACCGACCCGGCGGTTGCGCAGTCGATGAGTCAGTTCGTCTTGGTGCAGGCCGACGTAACTAAAAACACCGACGAAGACCGCGCATTACTTGAGCGTTTCCGGTTGTTCGGCCCGCCCGGTATTATCTTTTTTGACGCTGCAGGTCGCACACTGGATTCGCCGCGTGTGATTGGCTTTATGCGTGCGGAACCTTTTAACGATGCTTTGCAGCAAGTGCTAAGGCAACATGGAGCGCCGCCAACGCCCGCCGCAGACGTCTTAAGCAGCGCGCGTCCTGAGGAAGCATCGTGGTTGATGCAGCAGGGCGTTAAATAA
- the cutA gene encoding divalent-cation tolerance protein CutA, translating to MSELVVILSNAPDSLLAKRIAHMLVEEQLAACVNLGPPSLSMYMWQGRLEGAEEVPLTIKTTRDMAARVIDRIRELHPYEVPEALVLPVVGGLQPYVDWVREQATGLASGNEE from the coding sequence ATGTCTGAACTGGTTGTCATTCTAAGCAATGCGCCCGATTCATTACTGGCCAAGCGCATTGCTCATATGCTGGTTGAGGAACAATTGGCCGCGTGCGTGAACCTTGGGCCGCCAAGCTTGTCTATGTATATGTGGCAGGGGCGGCTCGAGGGGGCGGAAGAAGTTCCCTTAACGATTAAAACTACGCGCGATATGGCCGCGCGGGTCATTGATCGGATTCGCGAACTGCATCCTTACGAGGTGCCCGAAGCGCTGGTGTTACCTGTCGTTGGCGGGCTCCAGCCTTATGTGGATTGGGTTCGGGAGCAAGCGACCGGGCTAGCATCAGGGAACGAAGAATAA
- a CDS encoding TonB-dependent siderophore receptor — MPGARLKALAGVLAVAGLLTMPVQAQTKGSEDDAVQAPVATLPQVTVQGVRPDTSIQQLNESVDGGALGSKTQLETPFSTTVVTGEDLERRQVTKLGDVFTLDAAVSDNSAQDGAWANYLTVRGLQLDWQNGYRIDGKPFLSYVTVLPYEQLERVELLKGASGFMYGFGSPGGIINYVTKRPTDEPVREVSLGYHSDSIFRESADIGGRAGHNDWFGYRLNVTHEEGEGFNKSKLNRNAVSLALDARITEKLTWDMQALYQHRKTKDPEPTIYTGLYAATDLPSPVRNNEKLVGDGTYVDNEFRYFATGLEYQLAPTWKVRTDFSHATTRTRRAEEVIFLRNQAGDYDDYRSDYGEFYQFNSWQTQVEGRFQTGTVGHDLVAGIAYQDQHTDLAANGVYKQISTGNIWSQNNNAFYTSGTMDTGLGMYRANTITQKSVYASDTLKFSPEWSLLAGLRYTNYEQRTFTPAGAQSSVYKKNGVLTPTLALMYNFTPRTMAYVSYVESLEPGTIVGSTYANAGALLDPLKSRQYEIGVKTEQDGWSATAAAFRIEKAAQYTNASNELVQDGESLFQGIELGASTTLGDWFLGATAMALDTEYKKGVANIGKRVAGAPRFIAAAQVGYNVPQVPGLQLYVDAKYTSATPLRPNNEISVDSYTLVNIGANYDTRIHGYDTTFRLAVNNVFNKKYWMYQYSDYIKAGDPTTVSLSASMRF; from the coding sequence ATGCCAGGGGCGCGTTTAAAGGCTCTGGCAGGTGTATTGGCCGTAGCGGGCTTATTGACTATGCCGGTACAGGCACAAACAAAGGGGTCGGAAGATGACGCTGTACAGGCGCCTGTGGCTACCCTTCCGCAGGTAACAGTACAGGGCGTCAGGCCCGATACGTCGATCCAGCAATTGAATGAATCGGTGGATGGCGGCGCGTTAGGGTCGAAAACCCAGTTGGAGACCCCATTTTCCACGACGGTTGTGACGGGCGAAGACCTTGAGCGTCGTCAGGTGACAAAATTGGGAGACGTATTCACGCTGGATGCGGCCGTATCAGACAATAGCGCGCAGGATGGCGCCTGGGCGAACTATCTTACGGTTCGAGGGCTTCAGCTTGATTGGCAAAATGGTTATCGCATCGATGGTAAGCCATTTCTTAGTTATGTCACCGTGTTGCCTTATGAGCAATTGGAGCGTGTGGAGCTGCTTAAAGGTGCCAGCGGTTTCATGTACGGGTTCGGGTCGCCCGGCGGCATCATTAACTACGTAACCAAACGCCCCACCGATGAACCGGTGCGCGAGGTGAGCCTGGGCTATCACTCCGACAGTATTTTCCGAGAGAGCGCAGATATTGGCGGACGGGCAGGCCACAATGACTGGTTCGGCTATAGGCTGAATGTCACGCACGAAGAAGGCGAAGGATTCAACAAAAGTAAATTAAACCGCAATGCAGTTTCGCTGGCACTGGATGCGCGCATTACCGAAAAGCTTACGTGGGACATGCAGGCGCTGTATCAGCACCGTAAAACCAAAGATCCTGAGCCCACGATTTATACCGGGCTTTATGCCGCAACCGATTTGCCCTCACCAGTGCGTAATAATGAAAAACTGGTGGGCGATGGTACGTATGTGGACAATGAGTTCCGCTACTTTGCCACGGGGCTGGAGTACCAGTTGGCTCCCACCTGGAAAGTAAGAACTGATTTCAGCCACGCAACTACCCGTACACGCCGCGCCGAAGAGGTGATTTTTCTGCGTAACCAAGCAGGTGATTATGATGACTATCGTTCCGACTACGGAGAGTTCTACCAATTCAATTCGTGGCAGACGCAGGTGGAAGGCCGTTTCCAAACGGGCACTGTCGGGCATGACTTGGTAGCGGGTATAGCGTATCAAGACCAGCATACCGATCTGGCCGCCAACGGTGTTTATAAGCAAATTAGTACCGGAAATATTTGGAGTCAAAACAACAACGCGTTCTACACTTCGGGCACCATGGATACGGGTTTGGGCATGTATCGTGCCAACACCATTACACAAAAATCAGTTTATGCTAGCGATACGTTGAAGTTTTCACCTGAATGGTCGCTGTTGGCGGGCTTGCGGTATACAAACTACGAACAGCGCACTTTTACGCCGGCCGGCGCCCAGAGCAGTGTTTATAAAAAGAATGGCGTGCTGACGCCCACTTTGGCCTTAATGTACAACTTCACACCTCGTACCATGGCCTACGTTAGTTACGTGGAGTCGCTTGAGCCGGGAACCATTGTCGGCAGCACCTATGCCAATGCCGGAGCGCTGCTTGACCCCCTGAAAAGCCGTCAATATGAAATCGGTGTGAAAACCGAACAAGATGGCTGGTCTGCCACTGCCGCCGCGTTCCGCATCGAAAAAGCCGCGCAATACACCAACGCCTCCAACGAATTGGTGCAGGATGGTGAGTCTTTGTTCCAGGGTATCGAGCTGGGGGCATCGACCACTTTGGGTGACTGGTTCCTGGGCGCTACCGCGATGGCGTTGGATACCGAGTACAAGAAAGGGGTGGCCAATATCGGCAAGCGGGTGGCGGGCGCGCCGCGCTTCATTGCGGCGGCACAGGTGGGTTATAACGTGCCCCAAGTGCCGGGGTTGCAGCTTTATGTCGATGCGAAATACACGTCCGCCACGCCTTTGCGACCCAACAACGAGATTAGCGTGGATTCCTACACGCTGGTTAATATCGGTGCCAATTACGATACACGGATCCATGGTTACGACACCACTTTTCGGTTGGCAGTGAACAATGTGTTCAATAAAAAATACTGGATGTATCAATACTCCGATTACATCAAGGCGGGTGACCCCACAACCGTTAGCTTAAGCGCAAGCATGCGATTCTAA
- a CDS encoding NAD(P)H-dependent flavin oxidoreductase codes for MSNLNPFATRLGIRHPIIQAPMAGVATPMLAAAVSNAGGLGSLGIATSSASQARQMIEQTQALTSRPFNVNVFCHEPPLRDEKTEAAWLEHLKPLFTECGAKLPTSLNEMYKSFISDDEVFNMLLDTRPAVVSFHFGLPPTEQIKALRNRGIYTVATATNLEDARRIQAHGIDAIVAQGIEAGGHRGLFSTHAVDEKLSTTVLVRLLVKNVNLPIIAAGGIMDGQGIKAALTLGAAAAQLGTAFILCPESAANEGYRTVLKSEDAASTCLTSAFSGRPARGIRNRFTHHAELATKLEPPAYPIAYDAAKQLSAAATHLGNHAFSAHWAGQAALMARELPAAELVATLAQECSI; via the coding sequence ATGAGTAACTTGAATCCATTCGCAACCCGGCTGGGTATCCGTCATCCTATTATCCAGGCTCCAATGGCCGGCGTGGCCACGCCTATGTTGGCCGCGGCGGTATCGAATGCGGGAGGCCTGGGGTCTTTAGGTATTGCCACAAGCAGCGCGTCCCAGGCCAGACAAATGATTGAGCAAACCCAGGCGCTCACTTCACGCCCGTTTAACGTCAATGTTTTCTGCCACGAACCGCCTCTAAGAGATGAAAAAACGGAAGCAGCCTGGCTTGAACACTTAAAACCTTTGTTCACGGAATGCGGAGCGAAGTTACCGACCTCATTGAACGAAATGTACAAAAGCTTTATTAGCGACGACGAAGTGTTCAATATGTTGCTTGACACCCGGCCGGCGGTAGTGAGTTTCCATTTTGGTTTGCCACCAACAGAGCAAATCAAAGCACTTCGAAATCGCGGTATTTATACGGTGGCAACAGCGACCAACCTTGAGGACGCACGTCGAATTCAAGCGCACGGCATTGATGCCATCGTTGCCCAAGGCATTGAGGCAGGGGGGCATCGCGGACTCTTCAGTACCCATGCCGTTGATGAGAAATTAAGCACAACCGTACTCGTCCGTTTGCTGGTGAAGAACGTAAACCTTCCCATCATTGCCGCCGGGGGCATCATGGACGGTCAGGGCATCAAGGCGGCCTTAACCTTGGGTGCGGCTGCGGCTCAGCTTGGCACTGCGTTCATACTGTGCCCCGAATCGGCTGCGAACGAAGGTTATCGAACCGTCCTCAAAAGCGAAGATGCCGCATCAACATGCTTGACCTCGGCATTTTCAGGACGGCCCGCCCGAGGCATACGCAACCGATTCACCCACCACGCCGAATTGGCAACCAAACTCGAACCCCCTGCGTATCCTATTGCTTACGACGCAGCCAAACAGCTGAGTGCGGCGGCGACTCACCTCGGGAACCATGCCTTTTCAGCGCATTGGGCGGGTCAAGCGGCGTTAATGGCCCGGGAGCTGCCGGCCGCCGAACTGGTTGCGACGCTGGCACAAGAGTGCTCGATTTAA